The proteins below come from a single Vitreimonas flagellata genomic window:
- a CDS encoding protein-disulfide reductase DsbD family protein has product MLRFLAGLIFLAFSFAAPAMAQPLPGERQVEGSLHAARAAVAPGETFTIVLRQNIREHWHTYWINPGDSGEPTELTWAAPQGWEIGPIQWPTPQAIPFAMLVNFGYEGEVLFPIEVTAPANAPVGSTVTLPVNAYWLVCSDICIPEEMDLTLDVAIAAQGRDDPQWAPRIAEAVAALPSNAQRVDARITSGAPARLSVALPNARELRNLRFFAFDRDVMRAGEAQSARVGAGGASFNLTPGVANNLGAVPLAGVVAYEAQDGGAWVLRGVEIEATPGEVIAGTDEIAAQISDDYKLSELEGGGAAPAVTVEPLSAVALIAALGLAFLGGLILNIMPCVLPVLSVKALSFAGGAQNGEARKHGALYFAGVMVTFLALAGVLIALRGAGEAVGWGFQLQAPWVTSALALLFFVIGLNLLSVFEFGGSLQNAGSGLATRGGDAGAFFTGALAVIAATPCTAPFMAGAIGAALTQSAGVTLLIFAALGLGFALPLTLLHFLPGLQKLVPKPGPWMERAKNVLAFPMFGAAVWLVWVLAEQTGSAGVMALLSVAAALAFALFVARWGRVWLAIGAVALVVTGALMWRPLVGAQTQSVLVSEAWSPERVAELQGEGRGVFVNFTAAWCVTCKVNEATSLATPRVAQALAEANVAYLVGDWTNRDETIAGELAAHGRAGVPLYLFYPADGGAPQVLPQMLSQDLILQTIQGETE; this is encoded by the coding sequence ATGCTGCGATTTCTTGCTGGACTGATTTTTCTCGCGTTTTCATTCGCCGCTCCGGCGATGGCGCAGCCTTTGCCGGGCGAGCGGCAGGTCGAAGGCTCGCTGCATGCGGCGCGCGCGGCGGTGGCGCCGGGCGAGACGTTTACGATCGTGCTGCGTCAGAACATTCGCGAGCACTGGCACACCTATTGGATCAATCCGGGCGACAGCGGTGAGCCGACGGAGCTGACATGGGCGGCGCCGCAGGGCTGGGAGATCGGGCCGATCCAATGGCCAACGCCGCAAGCGATCCCGTTCGCGATGCTGGTGAACTTTGGCTACGAAGGTGAAGTGCTGTTTCCGATCGAGGTGACGGCGCCGGCGAATGCTCCTGTGGGCTCGACGGTGACGTTGCCGGTGAATGCGTATTGGCTCGTTTGCTCCGACATCTGCATTCCCGAAGAAATGGATTTGACGTTGGATGTCGCCATCGCCGCGCAAGGACGCGACGATCCGCAATGGGCGCCGCGTATTGCCGAAGCTGTGGCGGCGCTGCCTAGCAATGCGCAGCGTGTCGATGCGCGCATCACCAGCGGCGCACCGGCGCGTCTGAGTGTGGCGCTGCCGAATGCGCGTGAGCTACGCAATCTGCGCTTCTTTGCCTTCGATCGCGACGTGATGCGCGCGGGCGAGGCGCAATCGGCGCGCGTCGGCGCGGGCGGGGCGAGCTTTAATCTGACGCCGGGTGTGGCGAACAATCTGGGCGCCGTGCCGCTGGCGGGCGTCGTCGCTTACGAAGCGCAAGACGGCGGCGCATGGGTGTTGCGCGGCGTAGAGATTGAAGCAACGCCAGGTGAGGTGATCGCGGGCACGGATGAAATTGCGGCGCAGATCTCGGATGATTACAAGCTGTCTGAGCTTGAGGGCGGTGGCGCTGCGCCTGCTGTGACTGTTGAGCCGTTGTCCGCAGTGGCGTTGATTGCTGCGCTTGGCTTAGCGTTTTTGGGTGGTTTGATCCTCAACATCATGCCGTGCGTGTTGCCGGTGCTGTCGGTGAAGGCGCTCTCGTTTGCGGGCGGTGCGCAGAATGGCGAAGCGCGCAAGCATGGCGCGCTTTATTTTGCTGGCGTGATGGTGACGTTTCTGGCGCTGGCGGGCGTGCTGATCGCGTTGCGCGGCGCGGGCGAAGCGGTGGGCTGGGGTTTCCAGTTACAAGCGCCGTGGGTGACGAGTGCGTTGGCGCTGTTGTTCTTTGTGATCGGCTTGAATTTGCTCAGCGTGTTCGAGTTTGGCGGTTCGCTGCAGAACGCGGGCTCGGGGCTCGCCACGCGCGGCGGCGATGCGGGCGCGTTCTTTACGGGCGCGCTTGCGGTGATCGCGGCGACGCCGTGCACAGCGCCGTTCATGGCGGGCGCGATCGGCGCCGCACTCACGCAATCGGCTGGTGTGACGTTGCTGATCTTTGCCGCGCTCGGCTTGGGTTTCGCGCTGCCGCTGACATTGCTGCATTTCCTGCCGGGCTTGCAGAAACTTGTACCGAAGCCGGGGCCGTGGATGGAGCGCGCGAAGAACGTGCTCGCGTTCCCGATGTTTGGCGCAGCCGTGTGGCTCGTGTGGGTGTTGGCGGAGCAGACGGGCTCGGCCGGCGTGATGGCGTTGTTGAGCGTTGCGGCGGCGTTGGCGTTTGCACTGTTCGTGGCGCGTTGGGGCCGCGTGTGGTTGGCGATTGGCGCGGTGGCGCTTGTGGTGACAGGCGCGTTGATGTGGCGACCGTTGGTGGGCGCGCAAACGCAATCGGTGCTGGTCTCGGAAGCTTGGTCGCCGGAGCGCGTGGCGGAACTTCAGGGCGAGGGGCGCGGCGTGTTCGTGAATTTCACGGCCGCCTGGTGCGTGACCTGCAAGGTGAATGAAGCCACCTCACTCGCGACACCGCGCGTGGCGCAGGCGCTCGCGGAAGCCAACGTGGCCTACCTCGTCGGCGATTGGACCAATCGCGATGAAACGATTGCGGGGGAACTCGCCGCGCATGGACGCGCGGGCGTGCCGCTCTATCTGTTTTATCCGGCCGATGGCGGTGCGCCCCAAGTGTTGCCGCAGATGCTGAGCCAGGATTTAATTCTGCAGACGATCCAGGGAGAGACGGAATGA
- the hisS gene encoding histidine--tRNA ligase: protein MSDTNANRPKPRRARGLMDRRGPGLALERGLIQRIAKVYETWGFEPLETPAFEYADALGKFLPDQDRPNEGVFALQDDDEQWLALRYDLTAPLARFVAENFDALPKPYRRWAAGPVWRNEKPGPGRFREFWQCDADTVGAASPAADAEMIAVACAGLEAAGVKRGGYQVKFSTRKLLDAVLENIGIAADAYSTRLVVLRAIDKFDRLGRQGVELLLGDGRKDESGDFTKGAGLDAKQRAAVIDLVMAGAGSRGDVLARLAKLAGEAAIAELREIDAALSALGMDDAAAAIDPTIVRGLEYYTGAVFEAQLIGEGGANFGSVGGGGRYDDLVSRFRGERIPATGFSIGVSRLAAALQAQAAAEADGPVVVLVMDQARIADALGMAAELRAAGVRAEAYLGGGGMKAQLKYADKRAAPVAVIQGGDELAKGVVTLKDLKLGARIASEFGEDREAYAKAREKVQQDAPRAQLVAAVKSMLG from the coding sequence ATGTCAGACACTAACGCCAATCGCCCGAAGCCCCGCCGCGCGCGGGGGCTGATGGATCGGCGCGGACCGGGGCTGGCGCTGGAGCGCGGCCTGATCCAGCGTATCGCCAAGGTGTACGAGACCTGGGGCTTTGAGCCGTTGGAGACGCCGGCGTTCGAATACGCCGACGCGCTGGGCAAGTTTCTGCCGGACCAGGATCGCCCGAACGAGGGCGTGTTTGCGCTGCAGGACGACGACGAGCAATGGCTGGCGCTGCGCTATGATTTAACCGCGCCGCTCGCGCGCTTCGTGGCCGAGAATTTCGACGCGCTGCCGAAGCCATATCGCCGTTGGGCGGCGGGCCCGGTGTGGCGCAATGAAAAGCCGGGGCCGGGGCGCTTCCGTGAATTCTGGCAGTGCGATGCTGACACCGTGGGCGCAGCTTCGCCGGCAGCAGACGCGGAAATGATCGCTGTTGCGTGCGCTGGCCTGGAAGCGGCGGGCGTGAAGCGCGGCGGATATCAGGTCAAATTCTCGACGCGTAAATTGCTCGACGCGGTGTTGGAGAACATCGGCATCGCGGCCGATGCGTATTCGACGCGGCTTGTCGTGCTGCGCGCGATCGACAAGTTCGATCGTTTGGGACGCCAAGGTGTTGAGCTCTTGCTCGGCGATGGCCGCAAAGACGAGTCTGGTGATTTCACCAAGGGCGCGGGGCTCGACGCGAAGCAGCGCGCGGCCGTGATCGATCTGGTGATGGCGGGCGCAGGCTCGCGCGGCGATGTGTTGGCGCGTTTGGCCAAACTTGCGGGTGAGGCGGCGATCGCGGAATTGCGCGAGATTGATGCAGCGCTTTCGGCGCTTGGCATGGATGATGCGGCCGCGGCGATCGATCCGACGATCGTGCGTGGGCTTGAATATTACACCGGCGCGGTGTTCGAAGCGCAGCTGATCGGCGAGGGCGGGGCGAACTTTGGTTCGGTCGGCGGCGGTGGGCGTTACGATGACCTTGTCTCGCGCTTCCGAGGCGAACGCATTCCGGCCACGGGCTTCTCGATCGGTGTGTCGCGCTTAGCGGCGGCGTTGCAGGCGCAAGCGGCGGCTGAGGCGGATGGGCCGGTTGTTGTGCTGGTGATGGATCAGGCGCGCATCGCCGACGCGTTGGGCATGGCCGCTGAACTGCGGGCCGCTGGTGTGCGCGCGGAGGCCTATCTGGGCGGCGGCGGCATGAAGGCGCAGCTCAAATATGCCGATAAGCGCGCAGCGCCTGTGGCCGTGATCCAAGGCGGCGATGAATTGGCCAAGGGCGTCGTCACGCTGAAAGATTTGAAGCTCGGCGCAAGGATCGCCTCGGAATTTGGCGAGGACCGGGAAGCCTATGCCAAGGCGCGGGAGAAGGTGCAGCAAGACGCGCCCCGTGCTCAACTGGTGGCTGCCGTCAAGTCCATGCTCGGTTGA
- a CDS encoding thioredoxin family protein has product MNEMSRRALLIGGGALVAFGAAGGVNMLLSEEAQAAIANGAQAPDFSVQDANGATRTLTEFRGRTVVLEWTNNGCPYVRKHYDSRNMQTLQQEATSDGVVWLQIISSAPGEQGYLDAAGARARVQTDGASPTATLLDPTGVVGRAYGALTTPHMYIINPAGVLVYQGAIDDRPSARPSSLEGATNYVRAALADLDAGRAVRTAQTTPYGCNVKYAT; this is encoded by the coding sequence ATGAACGAGATGTCACGACGCGCACTTCTGATCGGCGGCGGCGCGCTGGTCGCGTTTGGCGCTGCGGGCGGCGTCAATATGCTGCTGAGTGAAGAAGCGCAGGCGGCGATCGCGAACGGCGCCCAAGCGCCAGATTTCTCGGTGCAGGACGCGAATGGCGCAACGCGTACGTTGACGGAATTCCGTGGGCGCACGGTAGTGCTTGAATGGACCAACAATGGCTGCCCGTACGTGCGAAAGCATTATGACTCGCGCAACATGCAGACGCTGCAACAAGAAGCGACGTCTGATGGCGTGGTGTGGCTGCAGATCATTTCGTCCGCGCCGGGCGAGCAGGGCTATCTCGATGCGGCCGGCGCACGCGCGCGGGTGCAAACCGATGGCGCTTCGCCGACGGCGACTTTGCTTGATCCGACGGGTGTGGTCGGCCGCGCCTATGGCGCGCTGACGACGCCGCATATGTACATCATCAATCCGGCGGGCGTGTTGGTGTACCAAGGCGCGATCGATGATCGCCCGTCCGCGCGTCCGTCGTCGTTGGAAGGCGCAACGAATTATGTGCGTGCAGCGCTCGCCGATCTCGACGCTGGCCGCGCCGTGCGCACAGCGCAAACGACGCCGTATGGCTGCAATGTGAAGTACGCGACGTAG